From Sporosarcina sp. Te-1, the proteins below share one genomic window:
- a CDS encoding dicarboxylate/amino acid:cation symporter: MKFTLMTQIFIAFVLAVLLGSLFGENINFLKPFGDLFLRLIKFIIAPLILSTLVVGVASSSDPKQLGRIGLKTMVYYLATTAIAIIIGLLIAFMISPGKGVSLESEGLIAPEAATQEPQSAITTLLNIVPDNPFSALAIGNILQIIFFALFIGLAITLVGEKAQPVYRFFEGFSEVMYKITGIVMKVAPIGILGLLAPVVGQYGLSVLLPLVKVIIAVYLACILHALIVYSAAVKTFANMNPLTFFKGITPAALVAFSTASSAGTLPVTIKNTNENLGVPKKITSFVLPLGATINMDGTAIYQGVAVIFIAQFFQLDLSFGQLLTVVLITILASIGTAGVPGAGMIMLAMVLSSVNMPLEGIALIAGIDRVLDMMRTSVNIIGDASAAVVVAGTEKEEESAVS; encoded by the coding sequence ATTAAGTTTACGTTGATGACTCAAATCTTTATTGCGTTCGTACTAGCTGTTCTTCTCGGCAGCCTATTCGGGGAGAATATCAACTTTTTAAAACCATTTGGGGATTTATTTTTACGGTTGATCAAATTCATTATTGCTCCGCTTATTTTATCGACGCTAGTCGTTGGTGTTGCCAGTTCATCTGATCCTAAGCAGTTGGGACGAATTGGATTGAAGACAATGGTGTATTACTTGGCAACAACTGCTATTGCTATTATCATCGGTCTGCTTATTGCATTCATGATTTCACCGGGAAAAGGGGTATCGCTGGAATCCGAAGGTCTTATTGCGCCTGAGGCAGCCACTCAGGAACCGCAAAGCGCTATTACAACCTTATTGAACATCGTGCCGGATAATCCATTTTCTGCGTTGGCGATAGGGAATATTTTGCAAATTATCTTTTTTGCTTTGTTCATTGGTTTGGCGATTACATTAGTCGGGGAAAAGGCGCAGCCCGTCTATCGATTTTTTGAGGGATTTTCTGAGGTTATGTACAAGATCACAGGAATTGTCATGAAAGTAGCACCGATCGGGATACTTGGACTTCTCGCTCCGGTCGTCGGACAATATGGGCTCTCTGTATTGCTGCCATTGGTCAAGGTAATTATAGCGGTCTATCTCGCGTGTATCTTGCACGCACTGATCGTCTATTCCGCAGCGGTAAAGACGTTTGCAAACATGAATCCACTCACCTTTTTCAAAGGGATTACACCAGCGGCGCTAGTCGCTTTCAGTACGGCAAGCAGTGCTGGAACACTGCCTGTTACGATTAAGAACACAAATGAGAACTTGGGAGTCCCGAAAAAAATTACTAGTTTTGTTCTGCCGCTTGGTGCGACCATCAATATGGATGGCACGGCCATTTATCAAGGCGTCGCAGTCATTTTCATCGCTCAATTTTTCCAACTGGACCTTTCGTTTGGCCAGTTGCTTACGGTTGTTCTTATTACCATACTCGCCTCTATTGGTACAGCCGGAGTTCCGGGAGCCGGGATGATTATGCTGGCAATGGTTTTGAGTTCAGTGAATATGCCGCTTGAAGGCATCGCCTTAATTGCTGGAATCGATCGGGTGCTTGATATGATGAGAACTTCTGTCAACATTATTGGGGATGCCTCTGCGGCAGTCGTTGTCGCAGGGACGGAAAAAGAAGAGGAAAGTGCCGTTTCATAA
- a CDS encoding YkuS family protein, with the protein MAKVAVENPFTDVKQALEEKGYQVEMFESDENVSGCDIGVVRALGDVNVDQFDFPVVSVEGRSVQNIVDNVEERLNR; encoded by the coding sequence ATGGCAAAAGTAGCAGTAGAAAACCCATTTACTGATGTTAAACAAGCATTGGAGGAGAAAGGCTATCAAGTCGAAATGTTTGAGAGCGACGAAAACGTTAGCGGCTGCGACATAGGTGTCGTCCGCGCTTTGGGAGATGTTAATGTCGACCAATTTGATTTCCCCGTTGTCAGTGTAGAAGGACGCTCTGTCCAAAATATCGTAGATAATGTAGAAGAACGATTAAACCGATAA
- a CDS encoding YitT family protein, with protein sequence MSFLGKAAAIGIGCLFISLGINLFLVPFEFLEGGALGISLIIHYILDVKVGLTFLLISIPIFIAAWFLYRPFFYNGIHGLLCSSVIIDMLTPLREVGFHEQMNPWVGAVAAGVCIGSGAGLMLRKDISIGGTDLLAQMVAKKLSCNPALMILCFDVFIVTIGTMLLSQARLGLSLTIVLTVGITASSIVAYRKK encoded by the coding sequence ATGAGTTTTTTGGGAAAAGCGGCAGCCATAGGAATCGGTTGTCTTTTCATTTCACTCGGTATTAATCTGTTTCTCGTTCCTTTCGAGTTTTTAGAGGGCGGCGCATTAGGCATCAGTTTGATCATCCATTACATATTGGACGTCAAGGTTGGTCTGACATTTCTGTTAATTAGCATTCCTATATTTATCGCTGCGTGGTTTTTGTACAGGCCTTTCTTCTACAATGGAATCCATGGCCTGTTATGTTCCTCTGTCATTATCGACATGCTGACACCGTTAAGGGAAGTGGGTTTTCATGAGCAGATGAATCCTTGGGTGGGTGCTGTCGCAGCAGGTGTTTGTATCGGAAGTGGCGCCGGTCTCATGTTACGGAAAGATATTAGTATTGGCGGGACGGATTTATTGGCACAAATGGTCGCCAAAAAGTTATCATGCAATCCGGCATTGATGATTCTTTGCTTTGATGTGTTTATCGTTACAATCGGTACGATGCTTCTCAGCCAGGCCCGGCTCGGATTGTCCTTGACAATCGTTCTGACGGTCGGAATAACCGCATCTTCCATTGTTGCCTACCGAAAAAAGTGA
- a CDS encoding MFS transporter: protein MTTKDASSHLPVYPIMFAIGGCHLLNDTLQSVIPAMFPVLEQERGLSFTQLGFIFFSLNMVASVLQPVVGYFSDRKPMPYALPIGMTFSMLGMAGLAFAPSYSLILLSVIVLGLGSAVFHPEGSRVSFLAAGNKRGLSQSIYQVGGNSGQALAPLISAFVLVPLGQIGAAVFILVAALGIYILSRISRWYKEQLEQEKSAKRKKVVLSTIGKLTSKQVGMALTLLFIIIFARSFYVTTITSFYVFHLIEQDNLKIESGQLYIFLFMALGAAGTFFGGPLADRIGRKKVIVLSLLVPLPLCLLLPYAPLWAVTLLLIAIGFFIMLSFSVTVIYAQELVPSKIGTMAGLTVGLSFGMGALGAVGIGVLMDTIGVHQTMILASFLPFIGLVGLGLPKDQKVGVEAPGALK, encoded by the coding sequence ATGACGACCAAGGATGCAAGTAGTCATCTTCCCGTATATCCAATTATGTTTGCGATTGGCGGCTGTCACTTATTAAATGATACGTTGCAGTCTGTCATTCCTGCTATGTTTCCTGTATTGGAACAGGAAAGGGGTCTGAGTTTTACACAGCTCGGTTTCATTTTTTTCTCTTTGAATATGGTGGCGTCCGTATTGCAGCCGGTTGTCGGCTATTTTAGCGATCGAAAACCAATGCCGTACGCTCTGCCAATCGGAATGACCTTTTCAATGCTTGGCATGGCCGGCTTGGCGTTTGCCCCAAGCTACTCACTCATTCTACTTTCAGTCATTGTGCTTGGGCTCGGCTCGGCGGTTTTTCATCCGGAAGGATCTCGTGTTTCCTTTTTGGCCGCTGGCAATAAACGAGGGTTATCCCAATCAATTTACCAAGTCGGCGGAAATTCCGGGCAGGCATTAGCTCCATTGATCAGCGCTTTCGTACTTGTGCCGCTTGGCCAAATAGGTGCTGCGGTATTCATCTTAGTTGCTGCACTAGGCATCTATATTTTATCCAGGATATCAAGATGGTATAAGGAACAACTCGAACAGGAGAAAAGTGCAAAACGCAAAAAAGTGGTGCTTAGCACTATAGGGAAATTAACGAGCAAACAAGTCGGAATGGCACTCACTCTCTTATTCATCATCATTTTTGCTCGTTCTTTTTACGTAACAACCATTACTAGTTTTTATGTCTTCCATTTGATTGAACAAGACAATTTGAAAATCGAGTCGGGGCAGCTATACATATTCCTCTTCATGGCACTTGGGGCGGCAGGAACGTTTTTTGGCGGACCGCTGGCGGATCGCATTGGACGCAAGAAAGTCATAGTCTTGTCCTTACTTGTTCCCTTGCCGCTTTGTCTCCTATTGCCCTACGCTCCGCTATGGGCAGTGACCTTGCTTTTAATTGCAATTGGCTTTTTCATTATGCTTAGTTTCTCTGTTACGGTCATTTATGCACAGGAACTCGTGCCGAGCAAGATTGGGACAATGGCCGGTTTGACAGTCGGCCTGTCATTTGGCATGGGGGCACTCGGCGCTGTAGGAATCGGTGTGTTGATGGATACAATTGGTGTTCATCAGACAATGATCCTGGCATCTTTTCTCCCTTTTATTGGACTGGTGGGTCTTGGATTGCCGAAGGATCAAAAAGTTGGTGTGGAAGCACCGGGAGCTTTGAAATAA